Proteins co-encoded in one Cytophaga hutchinsonii ATCC 33406 genomic window:
- the purL gene encoding phosphoribosylformylglycinamidine synthase, producing the protein MIVFAKKSTGTIYAIHTEHSFSTEDKQKLNWLLDGEVLSDTTLAGFYRGPRKEMLTPWATNAVEITQNMGIAGILRIEEFSSVANTEASHDKMLEVIYQNLTQDLYNIHIQPEPIKYIDDIAAFNKQEGLALSQEEIDYLDSVAKKHNRKLTDSEVFGFSQVNSEHCRHKIFNGRFIIDGVEKESSLFKLIKKTSETNPNKIVSAYKDNVSFTKGPVMEQFAPATQDKPDYFERKHVESVLSLKAETHNFPTTVEPFNGAATGSGGEIRDRIAGGIGSAPLAGTAVYMTAYSRLTKDRPWEKNGMKERDWLYQTPMDILIKASNGASDFGNKFGQPVINGSVFTFEHEENGKRYGFDKVIMQAGGIGYGVLKDAKKGLPKTGDKIVVMGGDNYRIGMGGSAVSSLDTGALNSAIELNAIQRSNPEMQKRVYNAIRAMMESGNNPIVSIHDHGAGGHLNCLSELVESTGGKIDLAKLPVGDPTLSAKEIVGNESQERMGLVINQNDIATLERVAARERAPLYVVGDITGDHHFTFESSVDGAKPIDWPLEDMFGNPPKTILRDETPTATFEEITYEQSKLNEYLEAVLQLEAVACKDWLTNKVDRSVTGKVAQQQNVGSLQLPLSNFGAMALDYKGVVGVATAVGHAPAVALINPEAGSRIAIAEALANIVFAPIDGGLSGVSLSANWMWPCKNKGEDARLYAAVEAVSDFACDLGINIPTGKDSLSMTQKYKDGVVYAPGTVIISASGEVSDIRKGVTPNVVKEAGTGLIYIDLTCMPLTLGGSSFAQILNKLGNSSPDILDTEHFERTFDAIQDLLQDELILAGHDVSSGGLITTLLEMCFPENGIGMNVSLDFLGETDLVKCLFAENPALVLQVKDAVKVQDMLVTKGVGAAIIGTVEPGASAVSIQLNGTTTDFDIAALRTVWYKTSYLLDEKQSTPAYAKERFENYTKHEIQFSFPANFTGKLNSYGLDAARTTKSGIKAAIIREKGVNGDREMAYSMWLAGFDVKDVHMTDLIAGREDLGDVNFIVFVGGFSNSDVLGSAKGWAGAFLYNEKAKKALDNFYARPDTLSLGVCNGCQLMVELGLINQNHESKPKMHHNSSGKFESIYLNVDVAKENKSILLKSIEGSKLGIWVAHGEGKFYFPYDVTKYNIVLNYSHASYPANPNGSPVNAAGIVSDDGRHLAMMPHLERSVFPWQCGYYPADKAKDECTPWLEAFVNARKWVEGKK; encoded by the coding sequence ATGATCGTTTTCGCTAAAAAAAGCACGGGCACTATCTACGCCATTCACACCGAACATTCATTTTCTACAGAAGATAAACAAAAATTAAACTGGTTACTTGACGGCGAAGTACTTTCCGATACAACACTTGCCGGTTTTTACAGAGGCCCGCGTAAGGAAATGCTTACCCCCTGGGCTACGAATGCAGTTGAGATCACACAAAACATGGGCATTGCAGGTATTCTTCGTATTGAAGAATTTTCTTCTGTAGCAAACACAGAAGCGTCGCATGATAAAATGCTTGAAGTGATCTATCAGAATTTAACACAAGATCTTTATAACATTCACATACAGCCGGAGCCGATCAAATACATTGATGATATTGCTGCCTTCAATAAACAGGAAGGTTTGGCATTAAGTCAGGAAGAAATTGATTACCTGGATTCCGTTGCAAAAAAACACAACCGCAAATTAACCGATTCAGAAGTGTTTGGTTTTTCTCAGGTAAACTCTGAACACTGCAGACATAAAATTTTTAACGGACGTTTTATCATTGATGGTGTAGAGAAAGAATCTTCGCTTTTCAAACTGATTAAGAAAACGTCTGAAACAAATCCGAACAAAATTGTTTCCGCATACAAGGATAACGTTTCGTTTACGAAAGGTCCGGTGATGGAACAGTTTGCGCCGGCAACACAGGATAAACCCGATTATTTCGAACGCAAACATGTTGAATCTGTTTTATCTTTAAAAGCAGAAACACACAACTTCCCTACTACGGTTGAACCATTCAACGGAGCTGCAACCGGTTCAGGCGGAGAGATCCGTGACCGTATTGCAGGTGGGATCGGCAGTGCGCCGCTGGCAGGTACTGCGGTATACATGACAGCGTATTCCCGTTTAACAAAAGACAGACCGTGGGAGAAAAACGGAATGAAAGAACGTGACTGGTTATACCAGACACCAATGGATATTCTGATTAAAGCATCCAATGGCGCATCTGACTTCGGTAACAAATTCGGACAGCCTGTGATCAACGGTTCGGTGTTTACGTTTGAACACGAAGAGAACGGCAAACGTTACGGTTTTGATAAAGTGATTATGCAGGCGGGCGGTATCGGGTATGGCGTGTTAAAAGACGCTAAGAAAGGACTGCCGAAAACGGGAGATAAAATTGTTGTGATGGGTGGTGACAACTACCGCATCGGTATGGGCGGCAGTGCCGTATCTTCATTGGATACAGGCGCGCTGAACAGTGCCATTGAACTGAACGCGATCCAGCGTTCGAATCCTGAAATGCAGAAGCGTGTATACAACGCCATCCGTGCGATGATGGAAAGCGGTAATAATCCGATTGTTTCCATACACGATCACGGCGCGGGCGGGCATTTAAACTGTTTGTCGGAACTGGTAGAAAGCACCGGCGGTAAAATTGATCTGGCTAAATTGCCGGTTGGAGATCCTACCCTGTCTGCAAAAGAAATTGTTGGTAATGAATCACAGGAACGTATGGGCCTTGTGATCAATCAAAACGACATAGCTACGCTTGAGCGTGTGGCTGCACGTGAGCGTGCACCATTATATGTAGTGGGTGACATTACAGGTGATCATCATTTCACGTTTGAATCTTCTGTAGATGGTGCGAAGCCGATCGACTGGCCGCTGGAAGACATGTTCGGGAATCCGCCGAAAACAATTCTTCGCGATGAAACACCAACGGCAACGTTCGAAGAAATTACATATGAGCAATCAAAACTAAACGAATATTTAGAAGCCGTTTTACAGCTCGAAGCGGTTGCTTGTAAAGACTGGTTAACCAATAAAGTTGACCGTTCGGTTACAGGTAAAGTTGCACAGCAGCAAAATGTTGGTTCGCTGCAATTGCCGTTAAGCAACTTCGGTGCCATGGCGCTTGATTATAAAGGTGTAGTTGGAGTGGCAACTGCTGTTGGACACGCTCCTGCTGTTGCCTTGATCAATCCGGAAGCAGGTTCGAGAATTGCGATTGCAGAAGCATTGGCGAATATTGTTTTTGCGCCGATTGACGGAGGCTTAAGTGGTGTATCATTGAGTGCGAACTGGATGTGGCCTTGTAAAAATAAAGGCGAAGATGCACGTTTATATGCAGCTGTTGAAGCGGTAAGTGATTTTGCCTGCGATCTTGGAATCAATATTCCTACCGGAAAAGATTCTCTTTCAATGACGCAGAAATACAAAGACGGCGTGGTATATGCACCCGGAACGGTGATCATATCTGCTTCCGGTGAAGTGAGTGATATCCGTAAAGGTGTTACACCGAATGTTGTTAAAGAAGCCGGTACGGGTTTGATCTATATTGATCTTACGTGTATGCCGCTTACATTAGGCGGTTCATCGTTTGCACAGATTTTGAATAAACTTGGAAATTCATCTCCGGATATTTTAGATACAGAACATTTCGAACGTACGTTTGATGCGATCCAGGATTTACTTCAGGATGAATTGATCCTTGCCGGACACGATGTATCAAGCGGAGGTTTAATTACGACATTGCTTGAAATGTGTTTTCCTGAAAATGGAATCGGCATGAATGTTTCATTGGACTTCCTGGGAGAAACAGATCTGGTAAAATGTCTGTTTGCTGAGAACCCGGCATTGGTGCTGCAAGTAAAAGATGCAGTGAAAGTACAGGACATGCTTGTAACAAAAGGGGTTGGAGCAGCTATTATCGGAACAGTAGAGCCTGGTGCTTCTGCTGTTTCAATTCAATTGAACGGTACAACAACCGATTTTGATATTGCCGCATTACGTACGGTCTGGTACAAGACTTCTTATTTATTAGATGAAAAACAAAGCACTCCTGCCTATGCAAAAGAGCGTTTTGAAAATTATACTAAACACGAAATCCAATTCAGCTTCCCGGCAAACTTTACAGGTAAGCTGAACAGTTACGGATTAGATGCAGCACGCACTACGAAGAGCGGTATTAAAGCTGCGATCATCCGTGAAAAAGGTGTGAACGGAGACCGTGAAATGGCTTACTCCATGTGGCTTGCAGGCTTTGATGTGAAAGATGTTCACATGACAGATTTAATTGCCGGCCGCGAAGATCTGGGTGATGTAAACTTTATTGTATTTGTTGGTGGTTTCTCTAACAGTGATGTGTTGGGTTCTGCGAAAGGCTGGGCCGGTGCATTCCTGTACAATGAAAAAGCGAAAAAAGCACTGGATAATTTCTATGCACGTCCGGATACCTTGTCACTAGGCGTTTGTAACGGTTGCCAGTTGATGGTTGAGTTGGGACTGATCAACCAGAACCATGAATCAAAACCAAAGATGCATCACAACAGCTCAGGGAAATTTGAATCCATTTACCTGAATGTGGATGTCGCAAAAGAAAATAAATCGATCTTATTAAAATCTATTGAGGGTTCTAAATTAGGAATCTGGGTTGCACACGGCGAAGGTAAATTCTACTTCCCGTACGATGTAACGAAATATAATATTGTCTTAAACTACAGTCATGCAAGCTATCCGGCCAATCCGAACGGTTCGCCTGTAAATGCTGCAGGTATTGTATCGGACGACGGCAGACATCTAGCGATGATGCCTCACCTGGAACGTTCAGTATTCCCATGGCAATGCGGCTACTACCCTGCTGATAAAGCGAAGGACGAATGTACACCGTGGCTGGAAGCCTTTGTTAACGCACGTAAGTGGGTGGAAGGAAAAAAATAA
- a CDS encoding SUKH-4 family immunity protein, with protein MIIQDYIDYWNEQDIELDKIKLESVHAIPLPVDILEFLSMVGLPKEAAPYLTFNITSFPAFVSPDDLYDLEDRPDLSDWFIIGETGNSDPICIDPMGGYRICYVETENEFNAVFMNSSLDKLAICIYLYEKFIEKFSTEESENLVFNDADWEYLKKQFMDIDPEALSEGSFWDYYLEYLLVDRD; from the coding sequence ATGATTATTCAAGATTACATTGACTACTGGAACGAGCAGGACATCGAATTAGATAAAATTAAACTGGAGTCTGTACACGCGATTCCCCTACCCGTTGACATACTGGAATTCCTTTCCATGGTTGGTTTACCTAAGGAAGCAGCTCCTTATTTGACGTTTAATATAACCTCTTTCCCTGCTTTTGTTTCCCCGGATGATCTGTATGATCTGGAAGACCGTCCGGATCTGTCTGACTGGTTCATTATAGGTGAAACGGGAAACAGCGATCCGATCTGTATTGACCCTATGGGCGGTTACCGGATTTGTTATGTAGAAACGGAAAATGAATTTAATGCCGTTTTTATGAATAGCTCACTCGACAAGCTTGCTATTTGTATTTACCTGTATGAAAAATTTATTGAAAAATTCTCTACCGAGGAAAGTGAAAATCTGGTATTCAATGATGCCGATTGGGAATACCTGAAAAAGCAATTTATGGACATTGATCCGGAAGCATTGTCGGAAGGTTCTTTCTGGGATTATTATCTGGAATACCTGTTGGTTGATAGAGACTAA
- a CDS encoding enolase C-terminal domain-like protein yields the protein MHTSPLATSYTLPIMDPGQIQEFIQTHDLTRFDTLKIKTGKEESKELIKTASRYFDKMIRVDANEAWTDPDLLIKELEELKRIPLEFIEQPFESAQKDAYKYFKKYSKIPVIADESITFAPDLKEIKELFHGVNMKLMKAGGYREGANILLKSKELGLKTMVGCMVETTLGIRSGMWISGHSDYIDLDGSFVIDNEPFKLVSENLGRLVIKQVNFFIEKWQK from the coding sequence ATGCATACATCTCCCCTTGCCACTTCCTATACCTTACCCATTATGGATCCGGGCCAGATACAGGAATTTATACAAACGCATGATCTCACCCGTTTTGATACCCTGAAAATTAAAACAGGAAAAGAAGAAAGTAAAGAATTGATCAAAACCGCGAGCCGGTATTTTGATAAAATGATCCGGGTGGATGCCAATGAAGCCTGGACAGACCCTGATTTATTGATAAAAGAACTGGAAGAATTAAAGCGGATTCCGTTGGAATTTATTGAACAACCCTTTGAGTCAGCACAAAAGGATGCCTATAAATACTTTAAAAAGTATAGTAAAATACCTGTAATTGCGGATGAGTCGATAACTTTTGCCCCGGATTTAAAAGAAATTAAAGAACTTTTCCACGGTGTAAATATGAAGTTAATGAAGGCGGGCGGGTATCGCGAAGGTGCTAATATATTATTGAAATCCAAAGAGTTAGGGCTTAAAACGATGGTGGGTTGTATGGTCGAAACTACCCTTGGAATACGGTCAGGAATGTGGATTTCAGGCCATTCCGACTACATTGATTTAGATGGAAGTTTTGTAATTGACAATGAACCTTTTAAATTAGTATCCGAAAACCTTGGAAGGTTAGTCATTAAACAAGTAAATTTTTTCATTGAAAAATGGCAAAAGTAG
- a CDS encoding pirin family protein: protein MSNIQLIIEERSANIGNFMVGRLLPFREKRMVGPFAFIDHMGPAYLKANENLDIPPHPHIGLSTLTYLFEGSIMHRDSLGTEIEIQPGAVNWMTAGKGIAHSERTPDTVRAISKTLHGLQIWVALPKALESMEPAFMHVEASDIPHWKEDGVQYKLIAGEAFGKKSPVQVYSPLFMIEIKTTDPKTISIGDSLFGESAMYILEGSVSSEGNTFEPKHILIAKDSKLCSFEMDANTTVYIFGGEAFPEERFIYWNFVASEKQTIEKAKADWLAQRFPAVPNETEFVPLPQY from the coding sequence ATGTCAAACATCCAGCTTATAATAGAAGAACGTTCTGCAAACATCGGAAACTTTATGGTAGGCCGTTTGCTGCCTTTCAGAGAAAAAAGAATGGTGGGGCCCTTTGCTTTTATAGACCATATGGGGCCGGCTTATTTAAAGGCAAATGAAAATTTAGATATACCGCCGCATCCACATATCGGCCTTTCAACATTAACCTATCTGTTTGAAGGAAGTATCATGCACCGCGACAGCCTGGGTACAGAAATAGAAATACAACCAGGTGCCGTAAACTGGATGACAGCAGGGAAAGGGATTGCACATTCCGAACGCACACCCGATACTGTGCGGGCGATAAGTAAAACACTTCACGGATTACAGATCTGGGTAGCCTTGCCTAAAGCCCTGGAATCCATGGAGCCAGCCTTTATGCATGTTGAAGCAAGCGACATTCCGCACTGGAAGGAAGATGGTGTACAATATAAACTTATAGCAGGAGAGGCCTTCGGCAAAAAATCTCCGGTTCAGGTATACAGTCCGTTATTTATGATCGAAATTAAAACAACAGATCCTAAAACAATATCTATTGGTGATAGCTTATTTGGTGAAAGCGCTATGTATATACTGGAAGGTTCTGTAAGCAGTGAAGGAAATACATTCGAACCCAAACATATTTTAATTGCAAAAGACAGTAAACTCTGTTCGTTTGAAATGGATGCCAATACAACGGTGTATATTTTCGGCGGAGAAGCATTTCCCGAAGAACGTTTTATCTACTGGAATTTTGTTGCAAGCGAAAAACAAACCATCGAAAAAGCCAAGGCAGACTGGCTTGCACAACGGTTTCCGGCTGTTCCGAATGAAACAGAGTTCGTCCCGTTACCCCAATACTGA
- the crcB gene encoding fluoride efflux transporter CrcB, producing MLHFILVLVGGAIGSGSRYLLSLHITRTYPGTFPYSTFAVNIIGCLLIGIIYGLAERFQLAVHWRLFLATGLCGGFTTFSAFAYENILLLQNGNYTAFTVNTLGSCMFGFTAVFLGVMLTKISI from the coding sequence ATGCTGCATTTTATTCTCGTACTTGTAGGCGGCGCCATCGGAAGTGGCAGCCGTTATCTGTTGAGTTTGCATATCACACGAACGTACCCTGGCACGTTTCCCTACAGTACATTCGCTGTTAATATCATTGGCTGCCTGCTGATCGGTATCATCTATGGGTTAGCAGAACGTTTTCAGCTTGCTGTTCATTGGCGGTTATTTCTGGCTACCGGATTATGCGGCGGTTTCACTACATTTTCTGCATTTGCTTATGAAAATATTTTATTGCTGCAAAACGGAAATTATACAGCCTTTACTGTCAATACACTGGGCAGCTGCATGTTTGGTTTTACCGCGGTTTTTCTAGGTGTTATGCTCACTAAAATTTCCATTTAA
- a CDS encoding Dabb family protein → MLSHHVLFWLKTDTTEEQKTAFRKSLETLKGVETVKGLYIGTPAPIERAVVDTTYTFSLLILFDDLAGHDVYQVHALHKAFLEEFRVFFDKVVIYDAQ, encoded by the coding sequence ATGCTTAGTCATCACGTATTATTCTGGCTTAAAACCGATACAACAGAAGAACAAAAAACAGCTTTCCGCAAAAGTTTAGAAACACTTAAAGGCGTTGAAACCGTAAAAGGTTTATACATCGGAACACCGGCCCCCATTGAACGTGCTGTTGTTGATACAACATACACATTCTCTTTATTGATCTTATTTGATGACCTTGCAGGCCACGATGTATATCAGGTGCATGCTTTACACAAAGCATTCCTGGAAGAATTCAGAGTGTTTTTTGATAAAGTTGTTATCTACGATGCTCAATAA
- a CDS encoding SDR family oxidoreductase — translation MSELKLKGQTALITGGDSGIGKGIALKMAAAGANILVNYNSDKDAAEETVAQLKVLGASAICYQADVSDEADVQNMFREAVKHFGTIDILVNNAGLQQDAAFVDMTLKQWNKVISVNLTGQFLCAREAVREFTKRGARPEISKALGKIICISSVHEVIPWGGHVNYAASKGGIMMLMKSMAQELGGLKIRINSIGPGAIKTDINNEAWETPEAAEKLLKLIPYNRIGETEDIGNVAVWLASDESDYVHGTTLFVDGGMTLYPGFASNG, via the coding sequence ATGTCAGAGTTAAAATTAAAAGGCCAGACTGCCCTTATCACAGGCGGGGATTCCGGCATAGGAAAAGGCATTGCGTTAAAAATGGCTGCTGCAGGCGCCAATATTCTTGTTAACTACAACTCAGATAAAGACGCCGCAGAAGAAACCGTTGCACAATTGAAGGTACTGGGCGCTTCTGCCATCTGCTATCAAGCTGATGTAAGTGATGAAGCTGATGTACAGAATATGTTCAGGGAAGCAGTCAAACACTTTGGCACCATTGATATATTGGTAAACAATGCCGGCCTTCAGCAGGACGCAGCGTTCGTTGACATGACATTGAAGCAGTGGAACAAAGTGATCAGTGTAAATCTTACGGGTCAGTTTTTATGCGCACGTGAAGCGGTGCGTGAGTTTACAAAAAGAGGTGCACGTCCGGAGATCTCAAAAGCATTGGGCAAGATCATCTGCATCAGTTCTGTTCACGAAGTAATTCCATGGGGCGGACATGTAAATTATGCAGCATCTAAAGGCGGCATCATGATGTTAATGAAATCCATGGCGCAGGAATTAGGCGGATTAAAAATACGTATTAACAGCATCGGACCGGGTGCCATAAAAACGGATATCAACAATGAGGCCTGGGAAACACCGGAAGCAGCGGAAAAATTATTAAAACTGATTCCATACAACCGTATCGGTGAGACCGAAGATATCGGTAACGTGGCTGTGTGGCTGGCATCAGACGAGTCAGACTATGTGCATGGCACTACCTTGTTTGTGGATGGCGGCATGACACTCTACCCGGGTTTTGCATCAAATGGATAA
- a CDS encoding YwbE family protein, whose protein sequence is MDGRIRANLTKGTRVSIVLKKDQKTGIRTEGIIKDLLTSVPKHHRGIKVRLEDGQIGRVQEILE, encoded by the coding sequence ATGGACGGAAGAATTCGTGCAAATCTCACAAAAGGAACACGTGTAAGCATCGTGCTTAAAAAAGATCAGAAAACAGGCATACGTACGGAAGGAATTATTAAAGATCTGTTAACCAGTGTTCCCAAACATCACCGTGGTATTAAAGTACGCCTGGAAGACGGACAGATCGGCCGGGTTCAGGAGATATTAGAATAA
- a CDS encoding PAS domain-containing protein has product MNITENNHTHYFLSGGGEMGELTRSFDWSKTSIGTPDQWPHSLNTTLGIILHSSFPMFLFWGEELICFYNDAYRPSLGINGKHPALGKKAKDVWPDIWDFIAPLIKQVLETNEAVWYEDQLLPIYRNGQMEDVYWTFSYSPAYGDDGKVSGVFVTCTETTNKVKNQKRLEESEEKFRTLIEEIPVSTCVLKGKDMVIDLANEMAIQTWGKGPDIIGRKLAEVLPELSTQPHLEILKEVFKSGNSYTGESSPFTLMVHGIPKSYIKKIIYKPLRDASGNIESILGIGMDVSEKMEAQVTLEKNLQQLVSYFEQSPVAIATIDKEGLTFRLVNPFYAELVGRKPEDLINKPLLEALPELNGQGFDTLLEGVLRSNEPYSAFEVRVELLRRGKLETVYVNLTYQPQYGVDNLVVGILVVATDVTQQVLARKKVEESEDKLRTIVANAPAAIAMFIGPDLIIENPNQTFIDVAGKGPDIAGKPLAETFPELQRQPFLQMLNEVFTTGKTIQTHGSLIKIIQNGIEVEKYYDFTYTPISDSDGNVYAILDIAIDVTEQMIDRHRLEESEQRVRSIIESAPFPIGIYVGREMRISFTNQNILDVWGKGNDVVGKLYSEVLPELANQNIYEQLDRVYTTGIPFHAKNQQVDIVVDDRLQAFYFNYSFTPLFDGAGNVYGVMNTAAEVTDLNLAKQRVEQSEQNLRNMILQAPVAMCILSGHDHVIEIANDFMIELWGKPKADIINRPVFDALPDARGQGLEAIMRDVYEKGITFKADEMPVQLIRNGTLETVYQNFVYEPYREDCGKIIGVLCVTIDVSAQVLARLKIEEIVSARTQELASTNDKLQKSNAELAQFAYIASHDLQEPLRKISMFTQLLEGRIGNNLDEQSKTQLSKISKSAIRMNTLIKDVLSYSELIKETEEFTSVDLNQVVENTRIDFELLIEQKNASIQYQMLPVIEAIPLQMAQLFGNLISNALKFARTDIKPVITIESSLLSKEEKKAAELNLKTDYYKITLSDNGIGLNPENTEKIFNIFQRLHRKSDYEGTGIGLAMCKKIALNHNGDLNATGSTEKGAVFNIILPLHKQADVNKSNYFSGVS; this is encoded by the coding sequence ATGAACATTACCGAAAATAACCACACACATTATTTCCTTTCCGGCGGCGGAGAGATGGGAGAGCTGACCCGCTCGTTCGACTGGTCAAAAACATCCATCGGAACACCCGACCAATGGCCGCACAGTTTAAACACCACGCTCGGTATTATTCTGCACTCCTCCTTTCCGATGTTTCTGTTCTGGGGAGAAGAACTGATCTGTTTTTACAACGATGCGTACCGGCCAAGCCTGGGGATCAATGGGAAACACCCGGCACTGGGCAAAAAAGCAAAGGATGTATGGCCGGATATCTGGGATTTCATAGCCCCGCTCATTAAACAGGTATTGGAGACCAACGAAGCCGTATGGTATGAAGATCAGCTGCTGCCCATCTACCGTAATGGACAGATGGAAGACGTATACTGGACCTTCAGCTACAGCCCGGCATATGGCGATGATGGAAAAGTAAGCGGCGTATTTGTTACCTGTACCGAAACAACAAACAAAGTAAAAAATCAAAAAAGGCTGGAAGAAAGTGAAGAAAAATTCCGCACACTGATTGAAGAAATTCCTGTATCTACCTGTGTACTGAAAGGTAAAGATATGGTGATAGACCTTGCCAATGAAATGGCAATACAAACCTGGGGCAAAGGTCCGGATATCATTGGCAGGAAACTCGCAGAAGTACTTCCGGAATTGAGTACCCAGCCACATCTTGAAATTTTAAAAGAAGTATTTAAAAGCGGTAATTCCTATACCGGTGAATCATCACCATTTACACTGATGGTGCATGGAATTCCAAAGTCTTATATTAAAAAGATTATTTATAAACCGCTGCGTGATGCGTCAGGCAACATAGAAAGTATTTTAGGTATTGGGATGGATGTGTCTGAAAAAATGGAAGCACAGGTTACCCTTGAAAAAAATCTGCAGCAGCTGGTCAGCTATTTTGAACAATCTCCTGTTGCTATTGCTACCATCGATAAAGAAGGTTTAACATTCAGACTTGTAAATCCGTTTTATGCTGAATTAGTAGGTCGAAAACCAGAAGATCTCATTAATAAGCCCTTGCTGGAAGCATTGCCGGAGCTTAACGGTCAGGGTTTTGATACCTTACTGGAAGGTGTTCTGCGTAGCAATGAACCTTATAGTGCCTTTGAAGTACGCGTTGAATTACTTCGGAGAGGCAAGCTTGAAACGGTATATGTAAATCTTACTTACCAGCCTCAGTATGGTGTTGACAATTTAGTTGTCGGCATTCTTGTAGTAGCGACTGATGTTACGCAACAGGTACTGGCAAGAAAAAAAGTAGAAGAAAGCGAAGATAAATTACGTACGATCGTAGCCAATGCACCGGCAGCCATCGCCATGTTTATTGGCCCAGACCTGATCATTGAAAATCCGAATCAAACCTTTATTGACGTTGCCGGAAAAGGGCCTGATATTGCTGGCAAGCCGCTTGCTGAAACATTTCCGGAATTACAAAGGCAACCTTTTTTACAGATGCTGAATGAAGTTTTCACTACCGGAAAAACCATTCAGACACATGGCTCGCTGATTAAGATTATACAGAATGGTATTGAAGTAGAAAAATATTATGATTTTACCTATACACCCATATCCGATTCAGACGGAAATGTATATGCGATACTCGACATTGCTATAGATGTTACGGAACAGATGATCGACCGGCATAGACTGGAAGAGAGTGAGCAACGGGTACGCAGTATTATAGAAAGTGCACCTTTCCCGATTGGTATATATGTAGGCAGAGAGATGCGTATAAGTTTTACAAACCAAAATATTCTTGATGTATGGGGGAAAGGGAATGATGTAGTTGGAAAATTATATTCCGAAGTATTGCCGGAGCTGGCCAATCAGAATATCTATGAACAGCTGGACCGTGTATATACAACCGGCATTCCGTTTCACGCGAAAAATCAGCAGGTAGATATTGTTGTCGATGACAGATTACAGGCATTCTATTTCAATTATAGTTTTACCCCCTTGTTTGATGGTGCAGGCAATGTATATGGCGTAATGAATACAGCCGCGGAAGTAACAGATCTCAACCTTGCCAAACAACGTGTTGAGCAAAGTGAGCAGAACCTGCGCAATATGATCTTACAGGCACCGGTTGCTATGTGTATCCTTTCAGGCCATGACCATGTGATTGAAATTGCCAATGACTTCATGATCGAACTGTGGGGAAAACCCAAAGCAGATATCATAAACCGGCCGGTCTTCGACGCTTTGCCCGATGCCCGCGGTCAGGGACTTGAAGCCATAATGCGTGATGTATATGAAAAAGGCATTACGTTTAAAGCAGACGAAATGCCTGTACAGCTGATCCGTAATGGTACCCTCGAAACAGTTTACCAGAATTTTGTTTACGAACCATATAGGGAAGATTGCGGAAAAATAATCGGTGTACTATGTGTTACCATAGATGTTTCCGCACAGGTACTTGCCCGGCTGAAGATTGAAGAAATCGTAAGTGCGCGTACACAGGAACTTGCCTCGACAAATGATAAACTTCAAAAGTCAAATGCCGAACTTGCACAGTTCGCATACATTGCCTCACACGATTTACAGGAGCCGCTCCGCAAGATCAGTATGTTTACCCAATTGCTTGAAGGCAGGATCGGAAACAATCTGGATGAGCAGTCAAAAACACAGTTGAGTAAAATCAGCAAATCTGCCATACGCATGAATACGCTGATCAAAGATGTATTAAGCTATTCAGAATTAATAAAGGAAACGGAAGAATTTACTTCGGTAGATCTTAATCAGGTAGTAGAAAATACACGCATTGATTTTGAACTCCTGATCGAACAAAAGAATGCATCGATTCAATATCAAATGCTGCCTGTGATTGAAGCAATTCCATTGCAGATGGCTCAATTATTTGGAAACCTGATCAGCAATGCGCTCAAGTTTGCCCGCACAGATATAAAACCAGTGATTACCATAGAATCTTCTTTATTATCAAAAGAAGAAAAAAAAGCTGCTGAACTAAATCTGAAAACCGACTACTATAAAATCACACTCAGCGATAATGGTATTGGTTTGAACCCGGAAAACACAGAAAAGATCTTTAATATATTCCAGCGCCTGCACCGGAAATCAGACTATGAAGGTACAGGTATTGGCTTGGCTATGTGTAAAAAAATTGCACTCAATCACAACGGAGATCTCAATGCAACTGGCAGTACTGAAAAAGGAGCGGTGTTCAATATAATTCTTCCCTTACATAAACAGGCTGATGTAAATAAATCAAACTATTTTTCGGGTGTATCCTGA